Proteins encoded by one window of bacterium:
- a CDS encoding DEAD/DEAH box helicase, protein MHALHALWKSDSSGVLHLWGETSEKPAPAKKPRGRQAKIPKPLPHPFAVKDKKLKELIAEISGSLIAESVSFDKLALRLPSTNDLPAPSPQLIRDQDEPSSTPEALKTWLMPSAVFAPGLALDFLLALPNQATPAIAFGASLRYWAEVAKFAIELITRQSFFPLVMEEKNAAKSYRAGWSVYLSEADFTRAEMLAKAMPPICRAASSEESPAPLKMVLHFLNQTTDHFVRQQLSSNQIFTKSSARRRENLPLPEAWLQALSSSDPVLTASQAEMAAFLKQVNVWLEQIRPSPSTAPFRTCFRLDAPEDGGPKSRQWGISFHLQAVEDRSLMIPSEKVWATRGGTLTFLKRKFENPQERLLADLAKASRVFPAIEASLKTARPSGLALRTPQAYQFLRETAPLLEQSGFGVLLPAWWQKPTLRLGVKLNVQPKTNGASSSTGEGLLGMEGIVAYNWQIALGDQTLSPQEFEKLASLKVPLVKVRGQWVELKPEEIEKAIAFFKKRHGEGEMSLREALRLGLSGDTSETGLKVTGFSAQGWVGDIVSTLHDGVKIESLPSPSTFHGELRPYQVRGFSWLAFLKQFGLGACLADDMGLGKTIQFIALLLHERGGKQKPRPTLLICPTSVVGNWQKEIQRFAPSLRVMIHHGAERLSEKVFEKEARAHDVVISTYALAHRDEATLAMMQWDSLVLDEAQNIKNTATKQTQALRRLQADYRVALTGTPVENRLSELWSIMEFLNPGYLGSAHDFRSRFAVPIERYRNSERAQALKNLIQPFVLRRLKTDATIIQDLPAKNEMKVFCNLTAEQASLYEAVVKEMLEKIAKSEGIERKGLVLATLLKLKQVCNHPAHFLKDGSVLEDRSGKLTRVREMLEEALSENDKALLFTQFTEMGTLLRHDLQESLGVEVMFLHGGTPKKQRDAMVQRFQEQSSGPPLFILSLKAGGVGLNLTAANQVFHFDRWWNPAVENQATDRAFRIGQKKNVQVYKFVCLGTLEERIDRMIENKKELAENVVGTGEGWLTELSTDELREVFALSRESVES, encoded by the coding sequence ATCGGGGGTACTCCATCTCTGGGGAGAAACCTCCGAAAAACCGGCGCCGGCAAAGAAGCCCAGAGGCCGGCAAGCCAAAATCCCCAAGCCATTGCCCCATCCCTTTGCCGTCAAAGACAAGAAGCTGAAAGAACTCATCGCGGAGATTTCCGGCAGCCTGATTGCTGAAAGCGTCAGCTTTGACAAACTGGCCCTGCGCCTGCCGTCGACAAACGATTTGCCTGCGCCCTCGCCGCAGCTTATTCGTGATCAAGATGAGCCGTCTTCTACTCCCGAGGCGTTGAAGACTTGGCTGATGCCTTCGGCTGTCTTCGCGCCGGGCTTGGCGCTGGATTTCTTGCTGGCGTTGCCGAATCAAGCCACACCGGCGATTGCGTTCGGCGCTTCGCTGCGTTACTGGGCGGAGGTGGCAAAATTCGCCATCGAGCTGATCACTCGGCAGAGTTTCTTTCCGCTGGTGATGGAGGAAAAAAACGCGGCAAAATCTTATCGCGCCGGGTGGTCGGTTTATCTGTCCGAAGCCGATTTCACGCGCGCGGAAATGCTGGCCAAGGCCATGCCGCCGATTTGCCGTGCCGCGAGTTCGGAAGAATCACCCGCGCCGTTGAAAATGGTGCTGCATTTTTTGAATCAGACCACCGATCATTTCGTGCGCCAGCAGTTGTCGTCGAATCAAATTTTCACCAAAAGCTCTGCCCGCCGCCGTGAAAATCTGCCGCTGCCGGAGGCGTGGTTGCAGGCGTTGTCGTCGAGCGATCCCGTTCTCACCGCGTCGCAGGCGGAAATGGCGGCGTTTCTAAAACAGGTCAATGTGTGGCTGGAGCAAATTCGTCCGAGTCCTTCAACTGCGCCGTTTCGCACGTGTTTTCGTTTGGATGCGCCCGAAGATGGCGGCCCTAAATCGAGGCAATGGGGCATCAGTTTTCATTTGCAAGCGGTGGAAGATCGCAGCTTGATGATTCCTTCGGAGAAGGTTTGGGCCACGCGCGGCGGCACGTTGACGTTTCTCAAACGCAAATTCGAGAATCCACAAGAACGCTTGCTCGCGGATCTGGCGAAGGCCAGCCGCGTATTTCCCGCCATTGAAGCCAGCCTCAAAACGGCGCGGCCCTCGGGACTCGCGCTGCGAACGCCGCAGGCTTATCAATTCCTGCGGGAAACCGCGCCGTTGTTGGAGCAAAGCGGCTTCGGCGTGCTGCTGCCGGCGTGGTGGCAAAAACCAACGCTGCGGCTCGGTGTCAAGTTGAATGTGCAACCGAAAACAAATGGCGCATCATCATCAACCGGTGAAGGCTTGCTGGGGATGGAGGGCATCGTCGCCTACAATTGGCAAATTGCGCTCGGCGATCAAACCCTCAGTCCGCAAGAGTTCGAGAAGCTCGCGAGTCTGAAAGTGCCATTGGTCAAAGTTCGCGGCCAATGGGTCGAGCTGAAACCGGAAGAAATCGAGAAGGCCATCGCTTTCTTCAAGAAACGGCACGGCGAAGGCGAAATGTCGTTACGCGAGGCGTTGCGCCTTGGCCTCAGCGGCGATACATCCGAAACCGGATTGAAAGTCACCGGTTTTAGCGCGCAAGGCTGGGTGGGTGACATCGTCAGCACATTGCATGACGGCGTGAAAATCGAGTCACTGCCCTCGCCGTCAACTTTTCATGGCGAGCTGCGTCCGTATCAAGTGCGGGGATTTTCGTGGCTGGCGTTTCTGAAACAATTCGGACTCGGCGCTTGTTTGGCGGATGACATGGGATTGGGCAAGACGATCCAGTTCATTGCGTTGCTGCTGCACGAGCGCGGCGGCAAGCAAAAGCCGCGACCGACGTTGTTGATTTGTCCGACTTCGGTAGTGGGCAATTGGCAAAAAGAAATTCAGCGTTTCGCGCCGTCGCTACGGGTGATGATTCATCACGGCGCGGAACGGCTCTCCGAAAAAGTGTTTGAGAAAGAAGCGCGAGCGCACGACGTGGTGATCAGCACGTATGCCCTCGCCCATCGCGACGAAGCGACGCTGGCGATGATGCAGTGGGATAGTCTGGTTTTGGACGAGGCGCAGAATATCAAAAACACCGCGACGAAACAGACGCAGGCGCTGCGGCGACTGCAGGCGGATTATCGCGTGGCGCTCACGGGCACGCCGGTTGAAAACCGGCTTTCCGAGTTGTGGTCGATCATGGAATTTCTCAATCCGGGTTATCTCGGTTCGGCGCATGATTTTCGCAGCCGCTTTGCCGTGCCCATCGAGCGCTACCGCAATTCGGAGCGGGCGCAGGCGTTGAAGAATCTGATCCAGCCTTTCGTGCTGCGGCGGCTCAAAACCGATGCGACGATCATCCAGGACCTGCCGGCGAAAAATGAAATGAAAGTTTTTTGCAACCTGACCGCCGAGCAGGCCTCGTTGTACGAAGCCGTGGTCAAAGAGATGTTGGAGAAGATTGCCAAATCCGAAGGCATCGAGCGCAAAGGGTTGGTGCTGGCGACATTGCTGAAGCTAAAGCAGGTGTGCAATCATCCGGCGCATTTCTTGAAAGACGGCAGCGTTTTGGAAGATCGTTCCGGCAAATTGACGCGTGTGCGAGAAATGTTGGAGGAAGCGCTCTCGGAGAATGACAAGGCCCTGCTCTTCACGCAGTTTACGGAAATGGGAACGCTGCTGCGGCATGATTTGCAGGAGAGTCTCGGCGTCGAAGTCATGTTCTTGCACGGCGGCACGCCCAAGAAGCAGCGCGATGCCATGGTGCAACGTTTTCAAGAGCAGTCTTCCGGGCCGCCGCTCTTCATCCTTTCCCTCAAAGCCGGCGGCGTGGGCTTGAATCTAACCGCGGCCAATCAGGTGTTCCATTTCGACCGCTGGTGGAACCCCGCCGTGGAAAACCAAGCCACGGACCGCGCGTTTCGCATCGGCCAAAAGAAAAATGTGCAGGTCTACAAGTTCGTTTGTTTGGGGACTTTGGAAGAGCGGATTGATCGGATGATCGAGAACAAAAAAGAGCTGGCGGAGAATGTAGTCGGAACGGGTGAAGGGTGGCTCACTGAATTATCGACGGATGAATTGCGAGAGGTGTTTGCATTGAGTCGGGAGAGTGTTGAATCATGA